The sequence aacaatgacttGCAGTGTTCACTTTGGTAGTCAATTAGACCTAACGGGTGTGAAGTTTgggtatttgacgaacataattagacactgtGTTCAGTTAATTACAGGGTGGAGTGAATTTAATGTCCGTTGCTCTCCTAATTAAAACCGAATGTTTCGattaattatcttcactgtgcaCCACATTGTCAAGCTACTGTATATtctaacattaattgcagtccattgagtGGTTTGTcctcttgtgctctaattgcaaagaataaagcttgatTTGTAGTTTAATAAAGGtataacctccctattaaggtcacctctacattacggacaccaccgcccagtcccatgggtgtccgcaatagagaggttttactgtagtgTACTTTGCGCTAATGCAATGCGTGGGTATTGCAAAACCTACTCATGATACGTTGCTCATGATACCACAATGACAGCTATCGGCCGATGGTCACCTCGACATTACGaacaccaacgcccagtcccatgggtgtccgcaatagagaggttgtactgtattgcGCTAATGCAATGCGTGTGTATTGCAAAACCTACTCATGCTTCGTTGCTCATGATATCACAATGACAGCTATCGGCCGACAATTTGACGGCTCACGTTACTGAATTTTACGGTGGCTGTAAAAGGCCACGCGAAATATTTTTTAGAATGcccgaatttattttttataactcgagcgctcgacttatatctcgagcgctcgacttatatctcAAGCGCTCGACTTACGTAAAGGTcacgcaaaatcttttttagtttatttttcataactcgagcgctcgagttatcatAATGAGGCTGTATCAAGATGCAGTCCATCGTTGTTGATCTCTTCAATCTCGGTCTCACCCAACTTGAAATTCGGTGCGTTTTAGCAGAGAAGTTTGTGGTATAGTCTTACCTAATTGAAATACGTCATCATCCGTCTGGTCGTTatgataactcgagcgctcgagttatgaaaaataaactcgggcattctaaaaaagattttgcgtgacctttacgtaagtcgagcgctcgagatataagtcgagcgctcgagttataaaaaataaattcgggcattctaaaaaaagattttgcgtgGCCTTTTACAGCCACCGTAGAATTTGCCTTCAAACATAAAATGAATAGCTTTCCAAAAGGAGGGTATGTTTCACTCACCAAAACTGATTAAGAAAGAAATCAGAATTTAATACAAGAAACGCTAGAACCAgaaatgaaaaagtttgaaaaccaTACATAGCCTCGTTACGTTGAGGAGCTGTCAGCTAGATGTCCATCTACATTGTACGATCCATATAGGAGGACCATGTTTATAGCTAGTGGCTGGACTTCAGTGTGAGATTCACGGTTCGCGAATCATCCACTGATTCGCGTTGCACTGACCGCAAACACTTCAGAAAAATCAGCTGGGATGCCCTCAAAGGTATATTTCTCAATGTCACTAGTCACACTGTGCCAACGTAAATTGGTCAGGCCAACATCAGCAAAAGCACTTTCGATTATCTCGTCGGTTAATGGCAAGGCGTTGAACCTCTTGTTACCGACATAGTAGAACGTTCCACCATTAACCCCGGCCATGAAGAATGTTCCCCCAGGCTTGAGAAGTGAGATCACGTGTTTAACAGCACTCCTGAATGATGATTCGTCACAACACGCTGCATCGAAACAGAGGCTGGATGTGATGACGTCGAAGGGTTCCAAGACCAACGGAGCCAATGGGTTGTCTTGGTGAACATCACATGGTACGGCCAGTTTGATTGCTTGCCGGATGTGGTCTTGTCTGAGTTTCCATTCATCGCTGAAACGAGACAAAGTTTCGGTAAGGTCGGCAACATGGCATAGTGTTTCAAGCGGTTTCCAAGAATCGAGTGATGTAAAGAATTGATATCGAACTGGACTTATTTgtcgtctcaccaaacaccgctGCATGTAAAATGGAGGTCAAAACCGAGGCGCCTCGAATTAACAGCAAATAAATTCAAACATATTATCGTACATACCTTTTTCCTTCTAGTGAGCACACGTATTCGAAGCATTGTTGCCAGTTGTGGGCATCAGGGTCACCATTCACCCATTTTAGGATTTCATCCAGATTTTGAGTTCCATAATCTGAGCAGACGATCTCTGAACATCGACTTCCAGCGGAAATGACAGAATAGATACTCGGGCCAGACCCTACATCAAGGAGTCTGCTACCATCACGAATTCCTGCCGCAGCTGAAGAAAAATGCacataaatatttcatcaataatgttcgtaatcatcatcatcatcatcatcatcatcatcatcatcatcatcatcatcatcatcatattcggaACCCGCCGATGAACTCCATTAAAAACTTTCGGTGACATTAAGTTATAACGATcattctttaatccatacttgatcgATGGTTTATATAACTGTTACCATGTATTAAGGGGTTAAAGGGTCTAGGCCTAGTTATTCTAATATAGTTATTCCTTCTAGGCCTATGGGGCTTTGTTATGTTAATCTTTCAGGGAATGTAGGCCTTTGGCACTACAGATCTGTGCCATTtactccctgtctgtccctgcatttatagtaatatcatggttttcatttacaacaggttagtgcagtgttgtattattttgtacattttcatctttccccattttgtatcatctaagccatttactccctgtctgtccctgcatttatagtaatatcatggttttcatttacaacaggtgTTTGCGTGAGTAATTGATATAATACGTGCTGTGAAAGGTCATTCCTATCGGCTACATTTGGAGGTTCCACCGAGATCTCACGCACCCAAGCTGACACGCCCCATACCACCTGTAAGAAACCACTCCAAGCTGACATCGAGATGGCCACTACGTCGACGGCTGTGAGATAATTCGTATACGATTAAAATTTCATTCTGGATCCTTCAGCGCTGTTTGTTTAACCCTATTCTGTACGTTTTCGCGTTGCGCTAGAATACTTTCGCGTCGTAATGGAATACGTTCGCTTCATTTTGGATTGAATAATTATTGTGATCAACTggctctgtgactgttgtgttttgattttgtaaGTGTGAACAGTTCTGGTAGCATGTGAAACATGTACATCTTATTCTGTGCATTTTATTCAGTTACAAATCACTGCCTGTAAAATGTATTTAGAAttaccttacatgtatgtaatctgATTTCATTACTtggtattttattttatttgtatTGCTCTTTTGTGTATGATGCACTACCTGTGATCGGTATTTTGGTGTTTACGTCCTTGGGCAACACATTTGACCATCAACTCTTTTAGTTAGGAATTCTGGTTTTGAATTCTGGTTTTCACTTTGAGTTCAGGTTAAACTCTAGTTAATTCTTGTGCTCTGGTATCAGAGTCTGGGGAAAATAAATTACTGGTTACGGggtgtgtttatttcatataggctttattttgcatttcatttcacccattcattcattttcaattcattcatttttcgATTAATCATCCATTTATTATTGtttgcattattcattcattcaaaattatgTGGTTAATCCTCCATTAGTCATATGCTTGTTGTttgtctgtcatatttttcagtcATTTGCAGTCAGTGTCAGTCCATCATGTATATATGAGATAAAATAAGGGAGAATTCTATAtctcatattattattatactaaAACAACAGTCCGTCATATTATACATTAAAAGTCCGTTAATTGACATATTTTAGTACATCCTACATTAGGATTCTGTTCTTCAACCTACATTGTTCGTCGTCATCTGTCCGTCATGTCGTTAAAAAGGGAGGACTCCACCTGTGTGGACATAGAATCCATAGATGAGTCTGAGGTTCAAGGTTTGATCAgccaattgagaggcctgagtcCTAAAATGAAGCAAAAACTGTGCCTTGAAA comes from Lineus longissimus chromosome 15, tnLinLong1.2, whole genome shotgun sequence and encodes:
- the LOC135499839 gene encoding nicotinamide N-methyltransferase-like, producing the protein MANDPASKSLETATLSGDDYKTDFDPKIFLENYHRDESRFINKLLEMFHGLTAAAGIRDGSRLLDVGSGPSIYSVISAGSRCSEIVCSDYGTQNLDEILKWVNGDPDAHNWQQCFEYVCSLEGKSDEWKLRQDHIRQAIKLAVPCDVHQDNPLAPLVLEPFDVITSSLCFDAACCDESSFRSAVKHVISLLKPGGTFFMAGVNGGTFYYVGNKRFNALPLTDEIIESAFADVGLTNLRWHSVTSDIEKYTFEGIPADFSEVFAVSATRISG